A single window of Neisseria sp. KEM232 DNA harbors:
- a CDS encoding electron transfer flavoprotein-ubiquinone oxidoreductase: MDTIERDSMFYDVLIVGAGPAGLSAAIRLKQLAAEHGRDIGVCIVEKGSEVGANILSGAVLDPKALNELIPDWQERGAPVSRSVSEDRVLFLTEKRAFKLPTAPSFRNKGNYIISLGLLTRWLAEQAEALGVEIYPGFAASEILYHPDGSVKGIATGDMGVGKDGQPTGNFQSGMELYARQTLFAEGCRGSLTKQLIRRFNLDQNSQPPTYGLGIKEIWEIQAENARPGLVVHSTGWPLDSKTYGGSFLYHLDGNKVAVGFVVGLDYQNPYLSPFEEFQRFKTHPAIAPTFAGGRRIAYGARALSEGGLQSLPKLTAPGAAIVGDAAGFLNVPRIKGIHCAIKSAMLAAEAVFPLLDNEGENAQNGKEAAAYQDLFEQSWLYRELYAARNIRPSFKWGMWPAFVYTGLEQYILKGRAPWTLKHHGTDHGSLKKAAACRPIAYPKPDGVLTFDRLSSVFLANVSHEEDQPSHLLLRDPQTMINVNYKEYASPETRYCPAGVYEIHEENGSPRLHINAANCIHCKTCDIKDPTQNITWICPEGGGGPNYGDM, from the coding sequence ATGGACACCATCGAACGCGACAGCATGTTTTACGACGTGCTCATCGTCGGCGCGGGCCCCGCCGGACTCTCCGCCGCCATCCGCCTCAAACAGCTTGCCGCCGAACACGGCCGCGACATCGGCGTCTGCATCGTCGAAAAAGGCTCGGAAGTGGGCGCGAACATCCTCTCCGGCGCCGTTCTCGACCCCAAAGCCCTCAACGAACTCATCCCCGACTGGCAGGAGCGCGGCGCACCCGTCAGCCGCAGCGTCAGCGAAGACCGCGTCCTCTTCCTCACCGAAAAACGCGCCTTCAAGCTGCCCACCGCCCCCAGCTTCCGCAACAAAGGCAACTACATCATCAGCCTCGGCCTGCTCACCCGCTGGCTGGCCGAACAGGCCGAAGCCCTCGGCGTCGAAATCTACCCCGGCTTTGCCGCCTCCGAAATCCTCTACCACCCCGACGGCTCGGTCAAAGGCATCGCCACCGGCGACATGGGCGTCGGCAAAGACGGGCAGCCCACCGGCAACTTCCAGAGCGGCATGGAGCTTTACGCCAGGCAAACCCTGTTTGCCGAAGGCTGCCGCGGCTCGCTCACCAAACAACTCATCCGCCGCTTCAACCTCGACCAAAACAGCCAGCCGCCCACCTACGGCCTCGGCATCAAAGAAATCTGGGAAATCCAAGCCGAAAACGCCCGCCCCGGCCTCGTTGTCCACAGCACAGGCTGGCCGCTCGACAGCAAAACCTACGGCGGCTCCTTCCTATACCACCTCGACGGCAACAAAGTCGCCGTCGGCTTCGTCGTCGGCCTCGACTACCAAAACCCCTACCTCTCCCCCTTTGAAGAATTCCAACGCTTCAAAACCCACCCCGCCATCGCCCCCACCTTCGCGGGCGGCCGCCGCATCGCCTACGGCGCGCGCGCCCTCAGCGAAGGCGGCCTGCAAAGCCTGCCCAAACTCACCGCCCCCGGCGCCGCCATCGTCGGCGACGCCGCAGGCTTTCTCAACGTCCCCCGCATCAAAGGCATCCACTGCGCCATCAAATCCGCCATGCTTGCCGCCGAAGCCGTCTTCCCCCTACTCGATAACGAAGGCGAAAACGCGCAAAACGGCAAAGAAGCCGCCGCCTACCAAGACCTGTTCGAACAAAGCTGGCTCTACCGCGAACTCTACGCCGCCCGCAACATCCGCCCCTCCTTCAAATGGGGCATGTGGCCGGCCTTCGTCTACACCGGCCTCGAACAATACATCCTAAAAGGCCGCGCCCCGTGGACGCTCAAACACCACGGCACCGACCACGGCAGCCTGAAAAAAGCCGCTGCCTGCCGCCCCATCGCCTACCCCAAACCCGACGGCGTCCTCACCTTCGACCGCCTCAGCAGCGTCTTCCTCGCCAACGTCAGCCACGAAGAAGACCAACCCTCCCACCTCCTCCTGCGCGACCCGCAGACGATGATCAACGTCAACTACAAAGAATACGCCTCGCCCGAAACCCGCTACTGCCCCGCAGGCGTATACGAAATCCACGAAGAAAACGGCAGCCCCCGCCTGCACATCAACGCCGCCAACTGCATCCACTGCAAAACCTGCGACATCAAAGACCCGACGCAGAACATCACCTGGATCTGCCCCGAAGGCGGCGGCGGGCCGAACTACGGCGATATGTAG
- a CDS encoding response regulator transcription factor, whose product MSDTKKISIVLIDDHTIFRSGIKSLLSHEDDFEIIGEAADGLSGVKIVQQLAPDVVLLDLDMPVMNGREALAQILSVRPEQCVVMLTVSEDGEDLLECIRMGANGFLLKNINADFLTESIRNAAEGNNVFSPEMVSNMVQSLIRPNKPAEENRLEELTSRELDVLGCLAAGHSNKIIARNLDLAESTVKVYVQNILRKLELTSRVQAAVYAVQHNVPLPDFDE is encoded by the coding sequence ATGAGCGACACCAAAAAAATCAGCATCGTTTTAATCGACGACCACACCATTTTCCGCAGCGGCATCAAATCCCTGCTCTCGCACGAAGACGATTTTGAAATCATCGGCGAAGCCGCAGACGGCCTCTCCGGCGTGAAAATCGTCCAGCAGCTCGCGCCCGACGTAGTTCTGCTCGACCTCGATATGCCGGTGATGAATGGCCGCGAAGCTCTCGCCCAAATCCTCAGCGTGCGCCCCGAACAATGCGTCGTGATGCTCACCGTATCCGAAGACGGCGAAGACCTGCTCGAATGTATCCGCATGGGCGCAAACGGTTTTCTGTTGAAAAACATCAACGCCGACTTCCTCACCGAGTCCATCCGCAACGCCGCCGAGGGCAACAACGTCTTCTCGCCTGAAATGGTGTCCAACATGGTGCAGTCGCTCATCCGCCCCAACAAACCCGCCGAAGAAAACCGCCTCGAAGAGCTGACCTCGCGCGAACTTGACGTATTGGGCTGCCTCGCCGCCGGCCACAGCAACAAAATCATCGCCCGCAACCTCGACTTGGCCGAATCCACCGTCAAAGTGTACGTGCAAAACATCCTACGCAAGCTCGAACTCACCAGCCGCGTGCAGGCCGCCGTCTATGCCGTGCAGCACAACGTACCGCTGCCCGATTTCGACGAATAA
- a CDS encoding nitrate reductase subunit alpha: protein MSLFLDRLTFFKRKREPFSDGHGILIEEDRTWENAYRSRWAHDRIARSTHGVNCTGSCSWKIYVKNGIITWETQQTDYPRTRPDLPNHEPRGCPRGASYSWYVYSAQRIKYPMMRGALAELWREARKTKDPIEAWTWIVEDPERSKSYKSQRGLGGFVRSNWDEAYEMVAAANCYTIKKYGPDRIIGFSPIPAMSMISYASGARYLGLIGGVPLSFYDWYCDLPPASPQTWGEQTDVAESADWYNSNYLLVWGSNLPMTRTPDAHFYTEVRYKGTKTVAVSSDFGEMAKFSDIWLAPRQGTDAALSMAMGHVILQEFHINKPSDYFQDYCRRLTDMPVLVRLQCDGEHYKPEYTLRASQLDNNFGEEKNPDWKVLVWDETSDTLAVPNGCIGFRWDGSKKWNLETKAQGRDNVHAALSLKERSDDIVRVGFDYFGGEYDEDKVYRKVPVKHVRLADGSIAPVATVFDLLVAQYGVNNGLDDEAAAKDYFDDKPYTPKWQEKHTGVPAERVIQVAREFGQNAHDTKGRSMVIVGAGINHWYYLDMNYRGIINMLMMCGTIGKSGGGWCHYVGQEKLRPQSGWTPLTFGLDWHRPARQMAGTSFFYNHTGQYRHETVSADELLSPDASDDMRRLTMIDYNAKAERMGWTPSAPQLETNPLDVTDAAEAAGMNPVDYVVKGLKEGSLNMSCDDPENPKNWPRNMFIWRSNILGSSGKGHEYFLKYLLGTQNGLMSDEEDCLKPSEVKQRAPVEGKLDLFTLLDFRMNTTCLYADVIFPTATWYEKNDLNTSDMHPFIHPFTEAVQPLWQSRSDWEIYKGLAKKFSELAKDYLGVRKDIVLTPLMHDSPQELGQPFDPKDWKLGECEPIPGKTMPAMTVVERDYGAIYEKYTSIGPLLEKVNNNGKGMAWDTKHEVEYLRKLNGVRADGVGKGQPKIETAIDAAEMILTLAPETNGHVAKKAWQALGNITGRDHTHLINASEHTHIAFRDIVAQPRKIVTSPIWSGVESETVCYTAGYTNVHELIPWRTLTGRQQFYQDHKWMRDFGVSFCAYRPAVDTKTTKKLLGKMPNGNPEITLNFLTPHQKWGIHSTYSENLRMLTLSRGGPHVWISEIDAQKAGLVDNDWVEVFNTNGAIACRVIVSQRIPETMILMYHAQEKLVHTPGAETTKKRGGIHNSVTKAVLNPTHMIGGYAQLAYSFNYYGTVGSNRDEWVIVRKMKDIDWMDEPAEESEKAEPNAL, encoded by the coding sequence ATGAGCCTTTTCTTAGACCGCCTGACCTTTTTCAAGCGCAAGCGCGAGCCTTTTTCCGACGGCCACGGCATTTTGATTGAGGAAGACCGCACATGGGAGAACGCCTACCGCAGCCGCTGGGCGCACGACCGCATCGCCCGCTCCACCCACGGCGTGAACTGTACCGGTTCGTGTTCGTGGAAGATTTACGTCAAAAACGGCATCATCACCTGGGAAACCCAGCAGACCGACTATCCGCGCACCCGCCCCGATCTGCCCAACCACGAGCCCCGTGGCTGTCCGCGCGGGGCGTCTTACAGCTGGTATGTGTATTCGGCGCAGCGCATCAAATATCCGATGATGCGCGGCGCGCTGGCCGAACTGTGGCGCGAGGCGCGCAAAACCAAAGACCCGATCGAGGCGTGGACGTGGATTGTGGAAGACCCCGAGCGTTCCAAGTCCTACAAATCGCAGCGCGGTTTGGGCGGCTTTGTGCGCTCCAACTGGGACGAAGCCTATGAAATGGTGGCCGCCGCCAACTGCTACACCATCAAGAAATACGGCCCCGACCGCATTATCGGCTTCTCGCCGATTCCGGCGATGTCGATGATCAGCTATGCCTCGGGCGCACGCTATCTCGGCCTGATCGGCGGCGTGCCGCTGTCGTTTTACGACTGGTACTGCGACCTGCCGCCCGCCAGCCCGCAGACTTGGGGCGAGCAGACCGACGTGGCCGAGTCGGCCGACTGGTACAACTCCAACTATCTCTTGGTATGGGGCTCGAACCTGCCGATGACGCGCACGCCCGACGCGCACTTTTATACCGAAGTGCGCTACAAAGGCACGAAAACCGTGGCGGTGTCGTCCGACTTCGGCGAAATGGCGAAGTTCAGCGACATCTGGCTGGCACCGCGCCAGGGCACGGATGCCGCGCTTTCGATGGCGATGGGGCATGTGATTTTGCAGGAATTCCACATCAACAAGCCTTCGGACTATTTCCAAGACTACTGCCGCCGCCTCACCGACATGCCGGTGCTGGTGCGCCTGCAATGCGACGGCGAACACTACAAACCCGAATACACCCTGCGCGCTTCGCAGCTCGACAACAATTTCGGCGAAGAGAAAAACCCCGACTGGAAAGTGCTGGTGTGGGACGAAACGTCCGACACGCTGGCCGTGCCCAACGGCTGCATCGGCTTCCGCTGGGACGGCAGCAAAAAATGGAATCTGGAAACCAAAGCGCAGGGGCGCGACAACGTGCACGCCGCGCTGAGCCTGAAAGAGCGTTCAGACGACATCGTGCGCGTGGGTTTCGACTACTTCGGCGGCGAATACGACGAAGACAAGGTGTACCGCAAAGTGCCGGTCAAACACGTGAGATTGGCCGACGGCAGCATTGCACCGGTGGCCACCGTGTTCGACCTCTTGGTGGCGCAATACGGCGTAAACAACGGCCTGGACGACGAAGCCGCCGCCAAAGATTATTTCGACGACAAGCCCTACACCCCGAAATGGCAGGAAAAACACACCGGCGTGCCTGCCGAGCGTGTGATTCAGGTTGCCCGCGAGTTCGGCCAGAACGCGCACGACACCAAAGGCCGCTCGATGGTGATTGTCGGCGCGGGCATCAACCACTGGTACTACCTCGACATGAACTACCGGGGCATCATCAACATGCTGATGATGTGCGGCACCATCGGCAAATCCGGCGGCGGCTGGTGCCACTACGTCGGCCAGGAAAAACTGCGCCCGCAGTCCGGCTGGACGCCGCTCACCTTCGGCCTCGACTGGCACCGCCCCGCCCGCCAGATGGCCGGCACTTCCTTCTTCTACAACCACACCGGCCAATACCGCCACGAAACCGTGTCTGCCGACGAACTCCTGTCGCCCGACGCTTCAGACGACATGCGCCGCCTGACCATGATCGACTACAACGCCAAAGCCGAGCGCATGGGCTGGACGCCCTCCGCGCCGCAGTTGGAAACCAACCCGCTGGACGTTACCGACGCGGCCGAAGCGGCGGGCATGAATCCGGTGGATTATGTGGTCAAAGGCTTAAAAGAAGGCAGCCTGAATATGTCTTGCGACGACCCGGAAAACCCGAAAAACTGGCCGCGCAATATGTTTATCTGGCGCTCCAATATTTTGGGTTCGTCCGGCAAAGGCCACGAATATTTCCTGAAATACCTGCTGGGCACGCAAAACGGCCTGATGAGCGACGAAGAAGACTGCCTCAAGCCGTCTGAAGTCAAACAACGCGCACCGGTGGAAGGCAAGCTCGATCTGTTCACGCTGTTGGATTTCCGCATGAACACTACTTGTCTCTACGCCGACGTGATTTTCCCCACCGCCACCTGGTACGAGAAAAACGACCTCAACACCTCGGACATGCACCCCTTTATCCACCCCTTTACCGAGGCGGTGCAACCCCTGTGGCAGAGCCGCTCCGACTGGGAAATCTACAAAGGCCTGGCGAAAAAATTCAGCGAATTGGCCAAAGACTATCTGGGCGTGCGCAAAGACATCGTACTCACGCCGCTAATGCACGACAGCCCGCAGGAACTCGGCCAACCTTTCGACCCGAAAGACTGGAAACTGGGCGAATGCGAGCCGATTCCCGGCAAAACCATGCCCGCGATGACGGTAGTCGAGCGTGATTACGGCGCCATCTATGAAAAATACACCTCCATCGGCCCCTTGCTGGAAAAGGTCAACAACAACGGCAAAGGCATGGCTTGGGACACCAAGCACGAAGTCGAATACCTGCGCAAACTCAACGGCGTGCGCGCCGATGGCGTGGGCAAAGGCCAGCCGAAAATCGAAACCGCCATCGACGCCGCCGAGATGATTCTGACCCTCGCCCCCGAAACCAACGGCCATGTGGCGAAAAAAGCATGGCAGGCGCTGGGCAATATTACCGGCCGCGACCACACCCATCTGATCAACGCCAGCGAGCACACCCACATCGCCTTCCGCGACATCGTCGCCCAGCCGCGCAAAATCGTTACCTCGCCGATTTGGTCGGGCGTGGAAAGCGAAACCGTGTGCTACACCGCCGGTTACACCAACGTGCACGAGCTGATTCCGTGGCGCACCCTGACCGGCCGCCAGCAGTTTTACCAGGACCACAAATGGATGCGCGATTTCGGCGTGAGCTTCTGCGCCTACCGCCCCGCCGTGGACACCAAAACCACCAAAAAACTGTTGGGGAAAATGCCCAACGGCAACCCGGAAATCACGCTCAACTTCCTCACGCCGCACCAAAAATGGGGCATCCACAGCACCTACTCGGAAAACCTGCGCATGCTCACGCTCTCACGCGGCGGCCCGCACGTGTGGATTTCCGAAATCGACGCCCAAAAAGCCGGCTTAGTGGACAACGACTGGGTGGAAGTGTTCAACACCAACGGCGCGATCGCCTGCCGCGTGATTGTGAGCCAGCGCATTCCCGAAACCATGATTCTGATGTACCACGCACAGGAAAAACTGGTGCACACCCCGGGCGCGGAAACCACCAAAAAACGCGGCGGCATCCACAATTCCGTAACCAAAGCGGTGTTGAACCCCACGCACATGATCGGTGGCTACGCCCAATTGGCCTACAGCTTCAACTACTACGGCACCGTCGG
- a CDS encoding type IV pili methyl-accepting chemotaxis transducer N-terminal domain-containing protein has protein sequence MFHFKSLTFRLKFFTLLWIAVSVASIVFTLYLSLWLEGNAAAINDLGSLRFQSYRLALLAEEGVPQREIDNRIRRFDEVLAAVRRGDPQRPLSLPDNPEVMARMAALEQQWQQAVKPVFQTASSGKKIGSVQLDAFLHTVDDTVIAVEKTSAAYITWLRFFQSGLLALVLISSAVMMWLTQLWIIAPLQELLRGVQSVRDGHFGVQVPGGDAAGSAEFAEVNGGFNQMSTHLHRLYSGLEQEVADKTQDLERKNFILGTLYAFSSALGKSQSASEAAEVFLERLMKIAEADAGSVRLADPRRQRMDLAAHIGLPKALRNAEACSKIGDCFCGRAIAADGARTIRFYDTRPESTLSDGQYDYECRRHGFADLRVLPIRYKGQDIGIVTLYYRRTQQISDTVDELLELLCSQFGAAVSNTRLSEESRQLAVLQERNLIAQGLHDSIAQTLAFLNLQMQVLGRALDSGKRERIDDSMQLIQSGVQECYEDVRELLLNFRTKIGRRDFAEAVDELAARFRRQTGVAVNIDWVSDQGLPLSSDQQLQCIFILQESLSNIRKHARADRVDITIDNGRDFAMTITDNGIGFDAEHLENLPGNHVGLNIMQERAGRIRAQLTLTSQPGQTRIRLLLPAQERHPA, from the coding sequence ATGTTCCATTTCAAAAGCCTCACCTTCCGCCTCAAATTCTTCACCCTGCTGTGGATTGCCGTATCGGTGGCGTCGATTGTGTTCACACTGTACCTGTCGCTGTGGCTGGAGGGCAATGCGGCGGCGATTAACGATTTGGGCAGCCTGCGCTTTCAGAGCTACCGTTTGGCTCTGTTGGCCGAAGAAGGTGTGCCGCAGCGGGAAATCGACAACCGTATCCGCCGGTTTGACGAGGTGCTTGCCGCCGTGCGGCGCGGCGACCCGCAGCGGCCGCTGTCGCTGCCCGACAATCCCGAAGTGATGGCGCGGATGGCGGCTTTGGAACAACAATGGCAGCAGGCGGTCAAACCTGTGTTTCAGACGGCCTCTTCGGGGAAAAAAATCGGTTCGGTGCAGCTTGATGCTTTTTTGCACACGGTGGACGACACGGTTATCGCCGTGGAGAAAACCAGTGCCGCCTACATCACTTGGCTGCGCTTTTTCCAAAGCGGGCTGCTTGCGCTGGTATTGATCAGCTCGGCGGTGATGATGTGGCTGACGCAGCTGTGGATTATCGCGCCGCTGCAGGAGCTTTTGCGCGGGGTGCAGTCGGTGCGCGACGGCCATTTCGGCGTGCAGGTACCCGGTGGCGATGCGGCCGGTTCGGCCGAGTTTGCCGAGGTCAACGGCGGCTTCAACCAGATGAGTACGCACCTGCACCGGCTCTACAGCGGGCTGGAGCAGGAAGTGGCGGACAAAACGCAGGATTTGGAGCGCAAAAACTTTATCCTCGGCACGCTGTATGCGTTTTCATCCGCGCTGGGCAAATCGCAGAGCGCGTCGGAAGCGGCCGAAGTGTTTTTGGAGCGGCTGATGAAAATCGCCGAAGCCGACGCGGGCAGCGTGCGTTTGGCCGACCCGCGCCGCCAGCGCATGGATTTGGCCGCGCACATCGGCCTGCCCAAAGCCCTGCGTAACGCCGAAGCCTGCTCGAAAATCGGCGACTGCTTCTGCGGCCGCGCCATTGCCGCCGACGGTGCGCGCACCATCCGCTTTTACGACACGCGCCCCGAAAGCACTCTTTCAGACGGCCAATACGACTACGAATGCCGCCGCCACGGGTTTGCCGATTTGCGCGTGCTGCCCATCCGCTACAAAGGCCAAGACATCGGCATCGTTACCCTCTACTACCGCCGCACGCAACAAATCAGCGATACGGTGGACGAGCTTTTGGAACTTTTGTGCAGCCAGTTCGGCGCGGCCGTGAGCAACACGCGCCTGAGCGAAGAGAGCCGCCAGCTTGCCGTGTTGCAGGAACGCAACCTAATTGCCCAAGGCCTGCACGACAGCATCGCGCAGACGCTGGCCTTTCTCAACCTGCAAATGCAGGTGTTGGGCAGGGCACTCGATTCGGGCAAACGCGAGCGCATCGACGACAGTATGCAACTGATTCAAAGCGGCGTGCAGGAGTGTTATGAAGACGTGCGCGAATTGCTGTTAAACTTCCGTACCAAAATCGGCCGCCGCGACTTTGCCGAAGCCGTGGACGAATTGGCCGCGCGTTTCCGCCGCCAAACCGGCGTTGCCGTGAATATCGACTGGGTAAGCGACCAGGGGCTGCCGCTTTCCAGCGACCAGCAGCTGCAATGCATCTTTATCTTGCAGGAGAGCCTGTCCAACATCCGCAAACACGCCCGCGCCGACCGCGTGGACATCACCATCGACAACGGCCGCGATTTTGCCATGACCATTACCGACAACGGCATCGGCTTTGATGCCGAGCATCTGGAAAACCTGCCCGGCAACCACGTCGGCCTCAACATCATGCAGGAGCGCGCCGGACGCATCAGAGCACAACTGACACTCACATCACAACCCGGGCAAACCCGCATCCGCCTGCTGCTGCCTGCACAAGAAAGACATCCCGCATGA